The genomic stretch GATGGCGGGAGGGGATGACATGCCCTCCCCTGCTAACCTTCCGCATGGACGGCCGCAACCATGCGTGCCATGCCGCATCCATGACGGAAGAACACGGAACGCTCGGACATCTGGCCTATCGGCGCCTTGCGGGCCGCGGGCCCGGCATCGTCTTCCTGGGCGGCTTCAACAGCGACATGACGGGCAGCAAGGCGGAATACCTGGCCGCCTGGTGCGCCGCCCGCGGCCAGGCTTTCCTGCGCTTCGACTATAGCGGCCACGGCACCTCGGGCGGGCGTTTCGAGGAGGGCAGCATCGGCCTCTGGGCCAGCGATGCGGAGCGCGTTCTGCTGGAACTGACGCAGGGCCCGCAAATCCTGGTCGGCTCCTCCATGGGGGGCTGGATCGCTCTCCTGCTGGCGCAGCGCCACCCGGAGAGGCTTGCCGGGCTGGTCGGCATCGCCGCCGCACCGGATTTCACCGAGGATCTGATGTGGGCGCAGTTTCCCCCGGCGGTCCGCGTCCAGATCGAGCGTGAGGGTTTCTGGTTGCGCCCCTCCGAATATGGCGCGCCCTATCCCATCACCCGCACGCTGATCGAGGATGGGCGGCGCCATCTCGTGCTGCGCGCGCCCTTGCCCATCACGGCGCCGGTGCGGCTGCTGCATGGCCAGCAGGATGCCGATGTGCCCTGGGCCCTCAGCCTGCGCATCGCGGAGATGATCACCGGCGGCGATGTGGAGGTGACGCTGGTCAAGCAGGGCGATCACCGCCTGTCCAAGCCGGATGAGCTGGCGCTACTGGGCCGGACGCTGGGCGCCCTGCTCCCCCCGCTCGGCCGCGAAAATCCCGGCTAGCCCCTCGCGATAGCTCGGGAAGGCCCAGGCGATCCCGAGCGCCTGCTGCGTGCGGCGGCTGGCAACGCGCCGGCTTTCATCCCAGAAGCTGCGCCCCATCTCGCTCATCCGCGCATAGGCCTCGGCGAAGGGCGTGGGCGGTGGCGGGGCCACGCCGAGCAGGCGGCAGGCTTCGAGCGTGACATCGGCCTGGGTGCTCGGCTCGTCATCCACGAGATGCAGCACCCGCGCCCCGGGGGCCGGGGGGCGGCTTGCCGCGGCCAGCACGGCGCGGGCGATATCATCACGATGGATCCGGCTGAAGCTGTGGCCCGGCTTGACCACGCATCGTGCGGTGCCGGCACGGACATCATCGAGCGGCGACCGGCCAGGGCCGTAGATGCCGCCCGTGCGAAACAGATCCACCGCGACGCCCGACGCAAGATCGCGCCATTGATCCTCCGCCGCGAGGCGTCGGCGGCTGCGCTCCTGCCCGGGCGAGGGCGGCGTATCCTCCTCCACCCAGGCGCCCTGACGATCGCCATAGACGCCCGTGGTGGAGAGATATCCCACCCAGCGCAGCGGCGCGGCCCGCAGCGCCGCCGCATGCCGCGCCCAGACCGGATCACCGGCGGGGCCCGGGGGGGCCGTGACCACCAGGTGAGTGGCGCCCGCCAGCAATGCCGGGTCATCGAAGGAGATGACACCAGGAGCCCCCCCCGGGTTGCGGGAGGTGATCCGCGCCGCCCATCCCGAGCGTCGAGCGAGGTCCAGGATCGCCTCACCCGTATAGCCATTGCCGATGATCAGGAGGTTTTTCCGCATGGGCGGAGCCTACGCCTCCGCCAGCAAGGCCGCCACATCCAGGCGGCGGGTGAACATCGTCATGGCACCCTCCGCATCCTTGGGCCATTCCTCGCGCGGGCGGTCACGGTACAATTCCACGCCATTGCCATCCGGGTCGCGCAGATACAGAGCCTCACTGACGCCGTGATCCGAGGCGCCGTCCAACTGCACCCCGGCCGCCAGGATCCGCTTGAGGACCGTCGCCAGGGCCACGCGGTCCGGATAGAGCAGCGCCACGTGATAGAGGCCGGTATGATGCGCGGGTGGCGCCGTGCCCCCCGCACTCTCCCAGGTGTTGAGCGCGATGTGGTGGTGGTAGCCGCCCGCGGAGAGGAAGGCGGCGCCCGGCCGTTCCAGCATGAGCGTCAGGCCCAGGGCATCACGCCAGAAGGTCAGCGCGCGGGGGATATCGGCCACCTTCAGATGGACATGACCGATGCGGGTTTCCGGGTGGGCCGTGAAGGCGGGGGATGTGTGTTCCATGGAGGCATGGTGGCACCTGGCGCGGGTGGCGCGCCAATCATCATCGTGAATGAGGGGCATCATTGGGGCTTTCGTCCCACGCCTGCTCGCCCCCTGCGCGTCAGCGCTCGGGTTCGACGCCCATGGCGCGGACCGTATCGCGAATGGCGATGATCTCAGCCTGAAGCCGCGCCTGGGCCGCCTCGGGCGTTTGCTCCGCGGGCGGGAAAACCTCGGTGCCGAAGCTGGCGAAGCGGGTGCGCAGGGCAGGCTCGGCCAGGGCGTCCCGCAGCGCGCCGTTCAACCGCTCGATGATCAGGCGTGGTGTCGCGGCGGGCGCATAAATGGCGTTCCAGAGCAGCAATTCAAAGCCCGCGAACCCGACCTCGGCAAAGGCGGGCGTCTCAGGCAGGGCGGCCAGCCGTCCGCGCGTGGTGACGGCGAAGGGCCGCGCGGTGCCCCCCTGGACCTGCGCCAGCGCGGTGGTGGAAAGATCGCAGATCGTGTCCACCCGGCCCGCCAGCATGTCCTGCAGGGCCGGGGCACTGCCGCGATAGCCGATATCGTTGAACTTCACGCCCAGCCGATGCTGGATCATCAGGCTGCAGAGATGCACCGCCGAGCCGATGCCCGAATGACCCATGTTCAGGCGCTCGCCCTGGCTGCGCATCCAGGCCAGCAACCCGGCCGTATCGCCCACCGGCAGGTCCCGCCGCCCGATCAGCACCAGGGGGCCATAATTGATCAAGCCGATGGGCGCGAAGGCCGTCGCCGTGTCATAGGGCAAAGAGGCGTAGAGCGCCGCACCGCCCGGCAATGCCAAATGATTGAGCAGCAGCGTGTAGCCATCCGGCGCGCTGCGCGCCACGCGGGCCGAGCCGATGGTGCTGCCCGCGCCCGAGACATTTTCCACGAGGAACCGC from Sediminicoccus sp. KRV36 encodes the following:
- a CDS encoding alpha/beta hydrolase; translation: MTEEHGTLGHLAYRRLAGRGPGIVFLGGFNSDMTGSKAEYLAAWCAARGQAFLRFDYSGHGTSGGRFEEGSIGLWASDAERVLLELTQGPQILVGSSMGGWIALLLAQRHPERLAGLVGIAAAPDFTEDLMWAQFPPAVRVQIEREGFWLRPSEYGAPYPITRTLIEDGRRHLVLRAPLPITAPVRLLHGQQDADVPWALSLRIAEMITGGDVEVTLVKQGDHRLSKPDELALLGRTLGALLPPLGRENPG
- a CDS encoding SDR family oxidoreductase, with the protein product MRKNLLIIGNGYTGEAILDLARRSGWAARITSRNPGGAPGVISFDDPALLAGATHLVVTAPPGPAGDPVWARHAAALRAAPLRWVGYLSTTGVYGDRQGAWVEEDTPPSPGQERSRRRLAAEDQWRDLASGVAVDLFRTGGIYGPGRSPLDDVRAGTARCVVKPGHSFSRIHRDDIARAVLAAASRPPAPGARVLHLVDDEPSTQADVTLEACRLLGVAPPPPTPFAEAYARMSEMGRSFWDESRRVASRRTQQALGIAWAFPSYREGLAGIFAAERGEQGAQRPAQ
- a CDS encoding tripartite tricarboxylate transporter substrate-binding protein, with protein sequence MRLPLILACMALLGLPAQADPAYPSRPVTLIVAFAPGGPSDTTGRLVAEALSARLGQRFLVENVSGAGSTIGSARVARSAPDGYTLLLNHLALPGGAALYASLPYDTATAFAPIGLINYGPLVLIGRRDLPVGDTAGLLAWMRSQGERLNMGHSGIGSAVHLCSLMIQHRLGVKFNDIGYRGSAPALQDMLAGRVDTICDLSTTALAQVQGGTARPFAVTTRGRLAALPETPAFAEVGFAGFELLLWNAIYAPAATPRLIIERLNGALRDALAEPALRTRFASFGTEVFPPAEQTPEAAQARLQAEIIAIRDTVRAMGVEPER
- a CDS encoding VOC family protein translates to MEHTSPAFTAHPETRIGHVHLKVADIPRALTFWRDALGLTLMLERPGAAFLSAGGYHHHIALNTWESAGGTAPPAHHTGLYHVALLYPDRVALATVLKRILAAGVQLDGASDHGVSEALYLRDPDGNGVELYRDRPREEWPKDAEGAMTMFTRRLDVAALLAEA